In Paenibacillus sp. BIC5C1, a genomic segment contains:
- a CDS encoding phage holin family protein, with the protein MDWSTVFSLIDPKLFIVLTACWVLGVGIKRIPKIPDWTIVFIVTAFAIVITCWTLGWSPESLIQGILVGAFAVFGNQVVKQAKKGTDQS; encoded by the coding sequence ATGGATTGGAGTACTGTATTTTCACTTATTGATCCTAAGTTATTTATTGTATTGACTGCATGCTGGGTACTTGGTGTTGGCATAAAACGTATCCCGAAGATTCCGGACTGGACCATTGTTTTCATCGTGACTGCCTTCGCTATTGTTATTACCTGTTGGACACTCGGCTGGTCTCCCGAATCGCTTATCCAAGGAATATTGGTTGGTGCGTTTGCGGTATTCGGTAACCAGGTGGTCAAGCAAGCGAAGAAAGGGACTGATCAGTCATGA
- a CDS encoding hemolysin XhlA family protein has protein sequence MSDTTISEVNSVVEETTKVLMGIQVQLARMEKTLEGVPAMAATLEATRDLAKEAMQSTKSAHHRLDKIENAQTWLWRTIATTLIGIAIGAIVLILKTGGV, from the coding sequence TTGAGCGACACAACTATAAGTGAGGTGAACAGTGTTGTGGAAGAAACTACGAAAGTCCTTATGGGTATCCAAGTACAGTTGGCCAGAATGGAAAAGACGCTTGAAGGAGTACCGGCAATGGCTGCCACATTGGAAGCTACACGGGATCTGGCAAAGGAAGCTATGCAATCCACCAAATCGGCCCATCACAGACTCGATAAGATTGAGAATGCTCAGACCTGGTTGTGGAGGACCATTGCAACAACCCTGATTGGTATAGCAATCGGAGCAATTGTTCTAATTTTGAAAACGGGAGGTGTGTAG
- a CDS encoding peptidoglycan recognition family protein, producing MISKGNFLLLEPFEFKGWLDKQKITRKIDKLQVHHTAAPNYTTRQVVNGVAKQDVWKCLEGMRTYHLSQGWSGTGQNITVIEDGRIAISLDRDLNKTPAGIKGANTGALCIEIIGNFDQGGDTMTVAQKQAVVHLYACLALKLNIPVDTTHIVYHAWYTDSGAWLGDYKRGQSSKTCPGTNFFGAGNTKAAAQMSFIPPIKEEVESIKNGGEKQMTTEEKKQIEELKATVESQAKWIAAQKAKENMECPKWAESAYEFYKPYIADKAGSYDFWRQLVINYRKEIDVKVLTNQ from the coding sequence ATGATCTCAAAAGGCAACTTCTTGTTACTTGAGCCATTCGAATTTAAAGGGTGGCTCGACAAACAGAAAATAACCAGAAAGATAGACAAGCTCCAGGTCCATCATACGGCTGCACCCAACTACACTACTCGTCAGGTGGTCAATGGAGTAGCCAAACAGGATGTCTGGAAATGTCTTGAGGGTATGAGGACGTACCATTTATCACAGGGATGGTCCGGTACAGGTCAGAACATAACTGTAATTGAGGATGGACGTATCGCCATCAGTTTAGATCGGGATCTCAATAAAACGCCTGCTGGAATCAAAGGAGCGAACACAGGTGCTTTGTGTATTGAGATCATAGGTAACTTTGATCAAGGTGGAGACACAATGACTGTTGCGCAGAAACAAGCTGTAGTCCACCTATATGCTTGTCTCGCACTTAAACTAAACATACCTGTTGATACAACCCATATCGTGTATCACGCTTGGTATACAGATTCTGGAGCGTGGCTGGGAGATTATAAAAGAGGTCAATCAAGCAAGACGTGTCCAGGTACAAACTTTTTCGGAGCGGGAAATACGAAAGCAGCAGCGCAAATGAGTTTCATTCCGCCCATTAAAGAGGAAGTTGAAAGTATTAAGAATGGGGGCGAAAAACAAATGACAACAGAAGAAAAGAAGCAAATCGAGGAACTGAAGGCAACGGTTGAGTCTCAGGCCAAATGGATCGCAGCTCAGAAGGCCAAGGAGAACATGGAATGTCCTAAATGGGCAGAATCTGCTTATGAGTTTTACAAGCCTTATATCGCTGATAAGGCAGGGAGTTACGACTTCTGGCGGCAATTGGTTATCAATTACCGTAAAGAAATTGATGTTAAAGTGCTAACTAATCAATAA